The following coding sequences are from one Microbulbifer sp. TB1203 window:
- a CDS encoding tryptophan 7-halogenase, translated as MNQAIKKIVIAGGGTAGWMTAAALSKLMGGELEITLVESESIGTIGVGEATIPTLVFFHRLLGIDEAEFLAATQGTYKLGIRFENWRDRGESYMHAFGVTGRDCWACGFQHFWLRARQLGLAGDFGEYCLERRAAEAHKFSHLPNNGLNYAFHLDASRYAAFLREFSEGFGVNRVEGKISEVNLHPDTGYIRALKLDSGRELDGDFFIDCTGMRALLIEKALHTGFESWSHWLPCDSAVAVQTKAVEPPVPFTRSIARESAWQWRIPLQHRVGNGLVYASSYRNDESAREQLLENIEGDQLTDPLLIKFQTGRRRKQWHRNCLAVGLSSGFLEPLESTSIHLIQQNIVRFLRFFPRTEIRQVEVDEFNRQADFDMERIRDFIILHYKVTERADTDFWRHCRQMSIPDSLATKIDMFRETGHVFRADSELFVDSWQQVMLGQGLMPERYHSLVDTMPERELADFIGQVKAEVDSKMARLKDHNAYLAGLLPDSVRRTG; from the coding sequence ATGAATCAAGCCATAAAAAAAATCGTGATCGCCGGCGGCGGCACCGCCGGTTGGATGACCGCCGCGGCCCTGTCGAAACTGATGGGCGGGGAACTGGAGATCACCCTGGTGGAATCCGAGTCCATCGGTACCATCGGCGTGGGCGAGGCCACCATCCCCACCCTGGTGTTTTTCCACCGCCTGCTGGGTATCGACGAGGCGGAATTCCTCGCCGCCACCCAGGGCACCTACAAGCTGGGCATCCGTTTCGAAAACTGGCGCGATCGGGGCGAGAGCTATATGCACGCCTTCGGCGTCACCGGCCGGGACTGCTGGGCCTGCGGCTTCCAGCACTTCTGGTTGCGCGCGCGACAGTTGGGGCTGGCCGGCGATTTCGGTGAATATTGCCTGGAGCGGCGCGCCGCCGAGGCCCACAAATTTTCCCACCTGCCCAACAACGGCCTCAACTACGCCTTCCATCTGGACGCCAGCCGCTACGCGGCTTTTCTGCGCGAATTCAGTGAAGGCTTCGGCGTCAATCGGGTGGAGGGAAAAATCTCCGAGGTAAATCTGCACCCGGACACCGGCTATATCCGCGCGCTCAAACTGGACTCGGGTCGGGAGCTGGACGGCGACTTTTTTATCGACTGCACGGGCATGCGCGCGCTGCTGATCGAAAAAGCCCTGCATACCGGCTTCGAATCCTGGTCCCACTGGCTGCCCTGCGACAGCGCCGTGGCGGTGCAGACCAAGGCCGTTGAGCCACCGGTTCCCTTCACCCGCTCCATCGCGCGGGAGAGCGCCTGGCAGTGGCGCATTCCCCTGCAGCACCGGGTGGGCAACGGCCTGGTCTACGCCAGCAGTTATCGAAACGACGAATCGGCGCGCGAACAACTGCTGGAAAATATCGAGGGAGACCAGCTCACCGATCCCCTGCTGATCAAATTCCAGACCGGCCGCCGGCGCAAACAGTGGCACAGGAACTGCCTCGCCGTGGGCTTGTCCAGCGGTTTCCTGGAGCCCCTGGAATCAACGAGCATTCACCTGATCCAGCAGAACATAGTGCGCTTCCTGCGCTTCTTCCCGCGCACGGAAATCCGCCAGGTGGAGGTGGACGAGTTCAACCGCCAGGCGGATTTCGATATGGAGCGCATCCGCGATTTCATCATCCTGCACTACAAGGTGACCGAGCGGGCAGACACGGATTTCTGGCGCCACTGCCGGCAGATGAGCATTCCCGACAGCCTGGCCACCAAGATCGATATGTTCCGCGAAACCGGCCACGTATTCCGCGCGGACAGCGAACTGTTCGTGGACTCCTGGCAACAGGTGATGCTGGGCCAGGGGCTGATGCCGGAGCGTTACCACTCACTGGTGGACACCATGCCCGAGCGGGAGCTCGCGGATTTTATCGGCCAGGTCAAGGCGGAAGTGGACAGCAAGATGGCCCGTCTCAAGGACCATAACGCCTATCTGGCCGGCCTTTTGCCCGACAGTGTACGGCGGACCGGATAA
- a CDS encoding di-heme oxidoredictase family protein has product MKTMIVALLVAALAMGCGRQDTSGTEQEAPQTASPAQTSDSGSSGGASSSSSSSSSSGGSSSSSSPSGGSPDLGNIVPLYDGGTPLEPAIQYETETALITRFSDRARDRHAKEDHFQAYDHYLSFYWEDRTASIEIIDEVAKGGDTVRMNVRTQFRLSDTEAENRWFYRGVGTVAEYCDNGVMQVVDDFNYYKVRSFNCRENRSIQIGDKLEFEISQFLDPSVPNGRANYYGTTFLYIVGEGLVPWDAGGTTPFGGIKDSFKIPERAWLGGNTTIHALTSGETDNHFMQMATNLGYENAQPFVLGRRVLHSSAVDGRHDERPTENPVFTEMVGLAGPHHINSSCASCHERNGRAAAAPVGEPLDKWVFKVADANGNPDPYLGSVLQPKARDGAVSEGSVSIAYWTEQNGLRSPNYAFTGVTPERFSARIAPNLVGMGLLEAIRESAILARADPEDSDGDGISGRANRVLDPETGDTRLGRFGWKAGTASIRHQLARAFNTDMGVLTSVFPEPDCGSSQNDCGTSGADLADQHLADLTKYVSLLGVRPQRDYDSPSVQNGEQLFTNVGCADCHTPTHQTSEYHPLAELRNQTIHPYTDLLLHDMGPGLADNLGEGEASGAEWRTPPLWGLGLSACVTGGVENPIGGQGNEICTPEHSYLHDGRARSIEEAILWHGGEGQVANDGYQSLSASEKQDLLNFLGSL; this is encoded by the coding sequence ATGAAAACAATGATCGTTGCACTGCTTGTAGCCGCGTTGGCGATGGGCTGCGGTCGCCAGGATACGTCCGGGACAGAACAGGAAGCACCTCAGACCGCTTCGCCAGCTCAAACGAGCGACTCTGGCAGTTCCGGCGGGGCGAGCAGTTCCAGTAGTTCCAGCAGTTCTTCAGGTGGTTCGTCCAGCAGCAGCTCACCTTCCGGTGGCTCGCCCGATCTGGGCAATATCGTTCCCCTGTACGACGGAGGCACCCCGCTTGAACCGGCCATCCAGTACGAGACCGAAACCGCTTTGATCACCCGCTTCTCCGATCGAGCCCGGGACCGCCATGCGAAGGAAGATCACTTTCAGGCATACGATCATTACCTGAGTTTTTACTGGGAAGACCGAACGGCTTCCATTGAAATCATCGACGAAGTCGCCAAAGGCGGTGACACGGTGAGAATGAATGTGCGCACTCAATTTCGATTGAGTGACACCGAGGCGGAGAATCGCTGGTTCTACCGCGGTGTCGGCACCGTCGCCGAGTACTGTGACAACGGCGTCATGCAAGTGGTCGACGATTTCAATTATTACAAGGTCCGCAGTTTCAATTGCCGGGAGAATCGTTCCATTCAGATTGGCGACAAACTGGAATTTGAAATCAGCCAGTTCCTGGACCCCAGCGTACCCAACGGGCGCGCCAATTATTACGGTACCACTTTCCTGTACATTGTCGGTGAAGGGCTGGTGCCCTGGGATGCCGGTGGCACAACGCCATTTGGCGGTATCAAGGATTCCTTCAAGATTCCGGAGCGCGCCTGGTTGGGCGGGAATACAACCATTCACGCACTGACGTCAGGAGAGACCGACAACCACTTTATGCAGATGGCGACCAACCTGGGATACGAAAATGCCCAGCCATTTGTCCTCGGTCGCCGCGTATTGCACAGCTCCGCAGTGGATGGCCGGCACGATGAGCGCCCGACCGAGAATCCCGTGTTTACGGAAATGGTGGGATTGGCCGGTCCGCACCATATCAACAGCAGTTGTGCGAGCTGCCATGAGCGCAACGGTCGCGCGGCAGCAGCGCCCGTGGGCGAGCCACTGGACAAGTGGGTATTCAAGGTGGCCGACGCCAATGGTAATCCCGATCCCTACCTCGGCTCTGTACTGCAGCCCAAAGCGAGGGACGGCGCCGTCAGCGAGGGCAGTGTATCCATCGCCTACTGGACCGAGCAGAACGGGCTGCGCTCGCCGAATTACGCCTTTACCGGCGTGACACCCGAGCGTTTCTCCGCACGCATTGCCCCCAATTTAGTAGGCATGGGCCTGCTGGAGGCTATTCGGGAATCCGCGATTCTGGCGCGGGCAGACCCGGAGGACAGCGATGGCGACGGTATTTCCGGGCGGGCCAATCGCGTTCTGGATCCGGAGACCGGGGATACTCGACTCGGCCGCTTCGGCTGGAAAGCCGGAACAGCAAGTATTCGACACCAGCTGGCTCGCGCCTTTAATACCGATATGGGGGTACTCACCTCCGTGTTCCCCGAACCGGATTGTGGCAGCAGCCAAAACGACTGCGGTACGAGCGGAGCAGACCTCGCCGATCAACATCTGGCGGATCTAACCAAGTACGTTTCCCTGCTGGGAGTCCGCCCGCAGCGCGATTACGACAGTCCTTCGGTGCAAAACGGCGAGCAATTATTCACGAATGTCGGTTGCGCCGACTGCCATACACCAACCCACCAGACCAGCGAATACCATCCCCTGGCGGAACTGCGCAATCAGACCATTCACCCCTATACCGACCTGTTGCTGCACGACATGGGTCCCGGACTCGCGGATAACCTCGGTGAAGGCGAGGCCAGCGGTGCCGAGTGGCGTACACCGCCGCTATGGGGGCTGGGGCTTTCCGCCTGTGTCACCGGTGGGGTGGAAAACCCGATCGGCGGGCAAGGAAATGAAATCTGTACACCGGAGCACAGCTATCTCCATGACGGCCGCGCGCGCTCCATCGAAGAGGCCATTTTGTGGCACGGCGGTGAAGGGCAAGTCGCCAATGACGGCTATCAGAGCCTGTCGGCTTCCGAAAAGCAGGATCTGTTGAATTTTCTCGGCTCTCTGTAA
- a CDS encoding glycoside hydrolase family 16 protein, translating into MAAAACGGGGGSNNGDDDAGPVDPPINTHPERCLEDPLSSGYCLVWQDEFSGDAIDSEKWTHERNCMGGGNNEAQCYVDDPENSWVADNLLYIKAIRKDAVGPGVMDDDPDYDPHDTSASGTYTSARLRTKGLGDWKYGRFEMRAKLPQGQGTWPAFWMLPSEWAYGGWAGSGEIDIMEAVNLKVGGEDRIHGTLHYGGPWPGNVYSGEAYRLPGGVNPADGFHEYAVEWEEGEIRWYLDGDHYATQTSDGWYSTTALENSNAPFDQTFHLILNFAVGGDWPSTVNDTGIDESVFPQQFEIDYVRVYQCTADFETGKGCASTDGN; encoded by the coding sequence ATGGCTGCAGCCGCTTGTGGCGGCGGTGGCGGCTCGAATAATGGCGACGACGACGCCGGTCCAGTAGATCCGCCGATAAACACCCACCCCGAACGCTGCCTGGAAGACCCGCTCAGTTCCGGTTACTGCCTGGTGTGGCAGGACGAATTTTCCGGCGATGCCATCGACAGCGAAAAATGGACTCACGAGCGCAACTGCATGGGTGGCGGCAACAACGAAGCTCAGTGCTATGTGGACGACCCGGAAAACTCCTGGGTTGCCGACAACCTGCTGTACATCAAGGCGATTCGCAAGGATGCCGTAGGCCCAGGTGTCATGGATGACGACCCGGATTACGATCCCCACGATACCTCAGCCAGCGGTACCTATACTTCCGCGCGTCTGCGCACCAAGGGACTGGGTGACTGGAAATACGGCCGCTTTGAAATGCGGGCAAAACTGCCACAGGGACAGGGCACCTGGCCGGCATTCTGGATGCTGCCCAGCGAATGGGCCTACGGCGGCTGGGCGGGCTCCGGCGAAATCGACATCATGGAAGCGGTCAACCTGAAAGTGGGCGGTGAAGACCGGATACACGGCACACTGCACTACGGCGGTCCCTGGCCCGGCAACGTCTACTCCGGCGAAGCCTACCGCCTGCCCGGCGGCGTCAATCCCGCGGACGGCTTTCACGAATATGCCGTCGAATGGGAAGAAGGAGAAATCCGCTGGTACCTGGACGGCGACCACTACGCCACCCAGACCAGCGACGGCTGGTATTCCACCACGGCCCTGGAGAATTCCAACGCGCCCTTCGACCAGACATTTCACCTGATCCTGAACTTCGCGGTGGGCGGCGACTGGCCAAGCACTGTCAACGACACCGGCATCGACGAGAGCGTCTTCCCGCAACAATTCGAAATCGACTATGTGCGCGTCTATCAATGCACCGCCGATTTCGAGACCGGCAAGGGCTGCGCCAGCACCGATGGTAATTAA
- the tnpA gene encoding IS200/IS605 family transposase has product MRDWQSQAHVKHYCRYHVVFVPKYRKKAIFGTLRREIGAIFRDLCRQAGVELVEGYAMRDHIHMLLMIPPKFSVAHTVGLLKGKSAIRIFREYLQVKRNFTGRHFWARGYCVSTVGLDEQMIREYIKNQESEERRQEQMRLTGL; this is encoded by the coding sequence ATGAGAGATTGGCAGAGCCAAGCTCACGTCAAGCATTATTGCAGGTATCACGTAGTATTTGTCCCGAAGTACCGAAAAAAGGCGATATTTGGGACTTTACGCAGAGAGATCGGAGCCATATTCCGTGATCTTTGCCGCCAAGCGGGAGTTGAGCTAGTTGAGGGTTATGCAATGAGGGACCACATCCACATGTTGTTAATGATCCCTCCGAAGTTCAGCGTGGCTCATACGGTAGGGCTTCTGAAGGGCAAGTCGGCGATTCGAATATTTCGTGAGTACTTGCAGGTGAAGAGAAATTTTACCGGTAGGCATTTCTGGGCCAGAGGCTACTGTGTTAGCACGGTTGGCTTAGATGAGCAGATGATTCGAGAGTACATCAAGAATCAAGAAAGTGAAGAGCGCCGTCAGGAGCAGATGAGACTGACGGGGCTGTAA
- a CDS encoding putative glycoside hydrolase — protein MHNPGHPPPQPPEDAGDHLAIFDGEAHAPYVWGTYTADGSVDFEVVDAGGERGPVAEIVYNTDDGIGFFQSPSTYDLSDYTYVEFDLRIQREPQDAFAASLVFRADCVWPCTSGDYPLSYPETGAWTRYQVPMLELANRGLDATRVDTPFVISPASGNQRGVVLQLDNVALTR, from the coding sequence GTGCACAACCCCGGCCACCCGCCGCCGCAGCCGCCGGAGGATGCGGGGGACCACCTGGCGATATTCGACGGCGAAGCCCATGCACCCTACGTGTGGGGCACCTACACCGCGGACGGCAGCGTGGATTTTGAAGTGGTGGATGCCGGCGGCGAGCGGGGCCCGGTGGCGGAGATCGTCTACAACACCGATGACGGTATCGGCTTTTTCCAGTCGCCATCCACCTACGACCTGAGCGACTACACCTATGTGGAATTCGATCTGCGCATACAGCGGGAACCGCAGGATGCGTTTGCGGCTTCGCTGGTATTTCGCGCCGACTGCGTCTGGCCCTGCACCTCCGGCGACTATCCTCTCAGCTACCCGGAAACCGGTGCCTGGACCCGCTACCAAGTGCCGATGCTGGAGCTGGCCAACCGCGGCCTGGATGCCACCCGCGTCGACACCCCCTTCGTAATCTCCCCCGCCAGCGGCAACCAGCGCGGCGTGGTGCTGCAACTGGACAACGTAGCGCTGACCCGGTAA
- a CDS encoding glycoside hydrolase family 3 N-terminal domain-containing protein yields the protein MNRLWSACAGLLLAAGLGGCGEKPAQEMRLAQEPAPVPWPKIASRAVRDEALEQRIETLLARMTAEHKVGQLIQAELKEVTPEDVKNYHLGAILNGGGAFPGNNKYAEVEDWVALADTFYHASMDTGDGGLPIPVIWGTDAVHGHNNVVGATLFPHNIGLGATRNPELVREITRATAREVAATGIDWNFSPTLAVARDIRWGRSYEAYSEDPQLVARFGAAAVEGLQGAAESEDFLRAGHIIATAKHFIADGGTLDGVDRGDAAISEQELLEIHAPGYFAAIEAGVQTVMASFSSWQGEKLHGHRYLLTEVLKNKMGFDGFVVGDWNGHEFVSGCSRVSCPQSINAGLDMFMAPDASWKQLYANTLAQVKSGEIPRERLDDAVRRILRVKLRAGLFEAGPPSARPLAGDRSVVGAQEHRAIARQAVRESLVLLKNNGKLLPLARNSRVLVAGDGAHNIGKQSGGWSISWQGTGNSNSDFPGATSIYQGIAAAVQSAGGHAVLSEDGSFEDDPDTAPDVAIVVFGEDPYAEMQGDIPNLAYDSEADLQLLRQLKAQGIPVVSLFISGRPLWVNREINASDAFVAIWQPGTEGGGVADVLFRDLEGGIQYDFVGRLPFTWPKDAQPLAAGGEALFTLGHGLGYADEGALAQLPEESGLTPRDTAQQLDIFDGRPLDPWNLEIADAQNNRLAVTGSVAKLNGISVRAVDRDMQEDSRRLQWRSAGSAGFYANRRTDLSGYLQKRGALVFDIKVDRPPAGRVQLGINCGTDCGATQPINELLKSAEPGQWRTVSVALQCLAAEGAQLDMVLSPFYLSSDGELDISLHHIRVVENIDADISCG from the coding sequence ATGAATCGATTGTGGAGCGCCTGCGCCGGCCTGTTGCTGGCGGCGGGCCTGGGGGGCTGCGGCGAAAAACCGGCCCAGGAGATGCGGTTGGCGCAGGAGCCGGCACCGGTCCCCTGGCCGAAGATCGCCAGCCGCGCGGTCCGCGACGAAGCGCTGGAGCAGCGAATAGAAACACTGCTCGCGCGCATGACCGCGGAGCACAAAGTGGGCCAGCTGATCCAGGCGGAGCTCAAGGAAGTCACCCCGGAAGATGTCAAAAACTACCACCTGGGAGCGATCCTGAACGGCGGGGGCGCCTTCCCCGGCAACAACAAATACGCTGAAGTGGAAGACTGGGTGGCGCTGGCCGATACCTTCTATCACGCCTCCATGGACACCGGCGACGGCGGCCTGCCCATCCCGGTGATCTGGGGCACGGACGCGGTGCACGGCCACAACAACGTGGTCGGGGCCACGCTTTTTCCGCACAACATCGGCCTCGGCGCCACCCGCAATCCGGAACTGGTGCGTGAGATCACCCGCGCCACCGCCCGTGAAGTGGCGGCCACCGGCATCGACTGGAACTTCTCCCCCACCCTTGCGGTGGCGCGGGACATCCGTTGGGGCCGCAGCTACGAAGCCTACAGCGAAGATCCGCAACTGGTGGCCAGGTTTGGCGCCGCCGCGGTGGAAGGCCTGCAGGGCGCGGCGGAAAGTGAAGACTTCCTGCGCGCGGGGCACATCATCGCCACCGCCAAACATTTCATCGCCGACGGCGGCACCCTGGACGGCGTGGACCGCGGCGATGCCGCCATCAGCGAACAGGAACTGCTGGAAATCCACGCCCCCGGCTACTTCGCTGCCATCGAAGCGGGCGTACAGACAGTGATGGCCTCCTTCAGCAGTTGGCAGGGCGAAAAGCTACACGGGCACCGCTACCTGCTCACCGAAGTGCTTAAGAACAAAATGGGCTTCGACGGCTTCGTAGTGGGGGACTGGAACGGTCACGAATTTGTCAGCGGCTGCTCGCGGGTGAGCTGCCCGCAGTCCATCAACGCCGGCCTGGACATGTTCATGGCCCCGGACGCCAGTTGGAAGCAACTGTACGCGAACACCCTCGCGCAAGTGAAAAGCGGCGAAATCCCCCGCGAGCGGCTGGACGATGCAGTGCGCCGTATCCTGCGCGTCAAGCTGCGCGCCGGTCTGTTCGAGGCCGGCCCGCCCTCCGCGCGCCCGCTGGCCGGAGACCGCAGCGTGGTCGGCGCCCAGGAGCACCGGGCTATCGCCCGGCAGGCAGTGCGCGAATCCCTGGTATTGCTCAAAAACAACGGCAAGCTGCTGCCGCTTGCGCGCAATAGCCGGGTGCTGGTAGCCGGCGACGGCGCCCACAATATCGGCAAGCAATCCGGCGGCTGGAGCATTTCCTGGCAGGGCACCGGCAACAGCAACAGCGATTTCCCCGGCGCCACCTCCATTTACCAGGGCATTGCCGCAGCGGTACAGAGTGCCGGCGGGCACGCGGTGCTGAGCGAAGACGGCAGCTTCGAGGACGATCCCGATACAGCCCCGGACGTGGCCATCGTCGTATTCGGCGAAGACCCCTACGCGGAAATGCAGGGGGATATTCCCAACCTGGCCTACGACTCCGAAGCCGACCTGCAACTGCTGCGGCAACTGAAAGCGCAAGGTATCCCCGTGGTATCCCTGTTCATCTCCGGCCGCCCCCTGTGGGTCAACCGGGAGATCAACGCCTCCGACGCCTTCGTCGCCATCTGGCAACCGGGCACCGAAGGCGGCGGCGTGGCCGACGTACTGTTCCGCGACCTCGAGGGCGGTATTCAATACGACTTCGTCGGCCGCCTGCCTTTCACCTGGCCCAAGGACGCCCAACCCCTGGCGGCGGGAGGGGAGGCCCTGTTCACACTCGGGCACGGCCTCGGCTACGCCGACGAAGGCGCCCTGGCACAACTGCCGGAAGAGAGCGGACTCACCCCGCGCGACACCGCGCAGCAACTCGACATCTTCGACGGCCGCCCCCTGGACCCCTGGAACCTGGAAATCGCCGATGCGCAGAACAACCGTCTCGCGGTAACCGGCAGCGTGGCAAAACTGAACGGTATCAGCGTGCGCGCCGTGGACCGCGACATGCAGGAAGACAGCCGCCGCCTGCAATGGCGCAGCGCCGGCAGCGCCGGCTTTTATGCCAACCGCCGCACCGATCTTTCCGGCTACCTGCAAAAGCGCGGCGCCCTGGTGTTCGACATAAAAGTGGACCGCCCGCCCGCGGGCCGGGTGCAACTGGGCATCAACTGCGGCACCGACTGCGGCGCCACCCAACCCATCAACGAATTATTGAAGAGCGCCGAACCCGGCCAGTGGCGCACCGTATCCGTAGCCCTGCAATGCCTCGCCGCCGAAGGCGCGCAACTGGATATGGTGTTGTCCCCTTTCTACCTGTCCAGCGACGGCGAACTGGATATCTCCCTGCACCATATTCGCGTGGTGGAAAACATCGACGCGGATATCAGCTGCGGCTGA
- a CDS encoding glycoside hydrolase family 5 protein — protein sequence MESDAVQIASKIKLGTNIGNQMEATGCTPAAETCWGHPMVSEAYVKLVKDSGFDAIRIPVSWDQYADQTTGKISDVWLNRVKEVVQYGVDNELYVIVNIHWDGGWLEWNFSEEKKEAVNAKQKAYWEQIATHLRDFDERVLFASANEPDAEEEAEIAALDMYHQTFVNAVRSTGGRNAYRVLVIQGPRTDIDRAVNDWHVMPSDTVTGRQMAEVHFYPFSFTNQDEDIVADWGTLQVFCYWGEGNHSETDTYRNSTREQEDFVDEKFAQMKTKFADQGIPVVLGEFAARPRTEEICTDYPKHLASRAYYAQYVTQASLENGMLPFFWDTGEVFERGTPAVNNQQTLDGLLIGAGKMDGSSSE from the coding sequence ATGGAAAGCGACGCCGTTCAGATTGCCAGCAAGATAAAGTTGGGAACTAACATAGGAAACCAAATGGAAGCAACGGGTTGCACGCCAGCGGCAGAGACTTGCTGGGGCCATCCGATGGTTTCTGAAGCTTATGTGAAATTGGTCAAGGACAGCGGTTTTGATGCGATTCGGATCCCCGTATCCTGGGATCAGTATGCTGATCAAACTACTGGAAAAATCAGTGACGTTTGGCTTAACCGTGTGAAGGAAGTGGTGCAGTATGGGGTGGATAACGAGCTCTACGTGATCGTCAACATCCATTGGGATGGTGGTTGGTTGGAGTGGAATTTTTCCGAAGAAAAGAAAGAAGCTGTAAACGCAAAACAAAAAGCCTACTGGGAGCAGATTGCCACGCATCTGCGTGACTTCGATGAACGTGTCTTGTTTGCTAGTGCCAACGAGCCTGATGCTGAGGAAGAAGCCGAAATAGCCGCTCTTGATATGTATCACCAAACATTTGTAAATGCGGTTCGTTCGACGGGCGGTAGAAACGCTTATCGCGTGCTGGTAATCCAAGGCCCAAGAACCGACATCGATCGGGCTGTCAATGATTGGCATGTCATGCCGTCCGACACTGTAACGGGTCGCCAAATGGCTGAAGTTCATTTTTACCCATTTAGCTTTACCAATCAGGACGAAGATATAGTGGCTGACTGGGGCACCTTACAGGTATTTTGTTACTGGGGTGAAGGCAACCATTCGGAAACTGATACTTATCGCAACTCGACTCGCGAGCAAGAGGATTTTGTTGATGAGAAATTTGCCCAAATGAAAACAAAATTTGCGGACCAAGGCATCCCCGTTGTGTTAGGAGAGTTCGCAGCAAGGCCGCGTACAGAGGAGATTTGCACTGACTATCCCAAGCATCTCGCGTCGCGCGCATATTACGCTCAATATGTCACCCAGGCGTCGCTTGAAAATGGCATGTTGCCATTCTTTTGGGATACAGGCGAGGTGTTTGAACGCGGTACTCCGGCTGTCAATAATCAACAAACGCTTGATGGACTTTTAATAGGCGCTGGGAAAATGGATGGCAGTTCATCGGAATAA
- a CDS encoding IS4 family transposase — protein sequence MHPNKKHASIQRCRIKKCAERTNSYDFFNLLTSKELFEIVEGLLPDHRERTFPPTETLSMFLAQAMHADRSCQNIVNQAAIARLTGDLPPISTGTSAYCKARKRLPLEMISELVRFTGKLTSATASDHWKWRGRPVKLIDGTTTTMPDTVENQKVFPQQQAQAPGLGFPICRIVGVVCLGSGTILDAGIGPYRGKGSGEQSLLRSIIGCFEEGDVAIGDACYPSYFLLAELVSKGVDCIFEQNGMRKKLTDFRKGKRLGPKDHLVTYCKPKQKPNWMTEDSYRAAPDSVTMREIKVGGKILVTTFLSEGDAPRKAIKDLYKSRWHIELDFRNIKTTLGMEILSCKTPDMVIKEIWVYFLAHNLIRTIMAEAASLSEILPRQLSFKHCLQLWQACRQRSFDISDNEKLLVLLHMIAKNIVGNRPGRIEPRAIKRRPKPYSLLMLPREQARAYERKHGHPPKQRMGLAA from the coding sequence ATGCATCCTAATAAGAAACATGCCAGCATTCAACGGTGTCGGATCAAGAAATGCGCAGAGCGTACCAATTCCTACGATTTCTTCAATTTACTGACAAGCAAGGAACTGTTCGAGATTGTTGAAGGGCTGCTTCCAGATCATCGTGAACGAACCTTTCCGCCCACAGAAACACTTTCCATGTTCCTGGCGCAAGCGATGCATGCCGATCGCTCCTGCCAGAATATTGTCAATCAAGCTGCCATAGCGCGCCTCACTGGCGACTTACCCCCGATCAGCACCGGTACCAGTGCCTACTGTAAAGCCCGCAAGAGGTTGCCACTAGAAATGATTTCCGAACTGGTTCGGTTCACCGGTAAGCTGACAAGCGCTACGGCCTCTGATCACTGGAAATGGCGAGGACGGCCAGTGAAACTGATAGATGGAACTACGACGACAATGCCGGACACAGTGGAAAACCAAAAGGTTTTCCCCCAGCAGCAGGCCCAAGCCCCAGGGCTTGGTTTTCCGATCTGTCGTATCGTCGGAGTTGTATGCCTGGGCAGCGGGACCATTTTGGATGCTGGCATAGGTCCTTATCGCGGCAAGGGAAGCGGTGAACAGTCGCTTCTACGGTCGATAATCGGTTGCTTTGAGGAAGGTGATGTTGCCATAGGAGACGCTTGTTATCCCAGCTATTTCCTGCTTGCAGAGCTTGTATCGAAGGGAGTTGACTGCATCTTTGAACAAAATGGGATGCGTAAAAAGTTGACTGACTTTCGTAAAGGAAAAAGGCTTGGCCCAAAAGATCACTTGGTCACTTATTGTAAGCCGAAGCAAAAACCGAATTGGATGACAGAAGATTCCTATCGTGCTGCGCCGGACTCCGTTACTATGCGTGAGATCAAGGTCGGCGGAAAAATTTTGGTTACAACCTTTCTCTCTGAAGGCGATGCACCAAGGAAAGCAATAAAGGATTTATACAAAAGCCGCTGGCATATTGAGCTTGATTTTCGCAACATAAAGACCACACTCGGCATGGAAATTTTAAGCTGTAAGACTCCAGACATGGTCATCAAGGAAATCTGGGTCTATTTTCTGGCGCACAATCTGATCAGAACAATAATGGCTGAGGCGGCATCCCTATCAGAAATTCTTCCTCGCCAACTGAGCTTCAAGCACTGTCTACAGCTGTGGCAGGCATGCCGTCAGCGCTCTTTTGATATCAGCGACAATGAGAAGTTGTTAGTGCTGTTGCATATGATTGCAAAAAATATCGTCGGTAACCGACCTGGCAGGATTGAGCCACGAGCGATAAAGCGACGACCAAAGCCTTATTCGCTCCTGATGCTGCCGCGAGAACAAGCGAGGGCGTATGAGAGAAAACATGGGCACCCTCCAAAGCAGCGGATGGGGCTGGCCGCATAA